The genome window CAGAATCGCAAGCGCCGCAATCCTCTTCATCCCGTTCCCCCCTTTTCGGTCTGGTTTGTTGTACCGGTCGACGGCGCGGCCTTTCCCGGCCGCGGCGGCACGATGACCGCCTCTCCGTCGATGACGATCTCCTTCCTCTGGTTTACGCATTGCGTGCGGAACCGCAGCCGCTTTTCGGAAACGACTTCCACGATCTCCACGCGGGCCGTGATCTCGTCGCCGATCCGGACCGGCCCCTTGAACTCGAACGTCTGCGACAGGTACAGGCATCCCGGCCCCGGAAGCTTCATCCCGATCGCCGCCGATATCGTTCCAGCCGTGAGCAATCCGTGGACGATCCGTTCCTTGAACCGGGTTTTCGCGGCGAACTCCTTGTCCACGTGGATCGGATTCCGGTCCCCCGAGATCCCGGCGAACAGGAAGACGTCCTCCTCGGAAAATGTCTTGGTGAACTCGGCGAAATCCCCGACCTTGTACAATCCACTCTCCGGAGCCGGTAATATTCGAATTCAAACGATGTCTCGCAAGCGAGGTGCCAACCGGAAAGGGGCGAACGAATTCCCGGGGAGGGATTT of Deltaproteobacteria bacterium contains these proteins:
- a CDS encoding MaoC family dehydratase, which translates into the protein MYKVGDFAEFTKTFSEEDVFLFAGISGDRNPIHVDKEFAAKTRFKERIVHGLLTAGTISAAIGMKLPGPGCLYLSQTFEFKGPVRIGDEITARVEIVEVVSEKRLRFRTQCVNQRKEIVIDGEAVIVPPRPGKAAPSTGTTNQTEKGGTG